CGCCCGACGATCGAGTCGATATCGCGCGCCATAGCCACGTCCTTCTCCGTGATCCCACCCGCGGAATGTGTCACCAGAGCGAATGTGACTGTCCGCCAACGGATGTCGATATCGGGATGGTGATCCTGCGCTTCGGCGTGCTCGGCGACGCGGCGCACCGCGTCGATGCCGTCCAGGAACGTGTCGAATGTGATCGACCGTCGCAACGACCCGTCAGAGCGCTTCCACCCGTCGAGTTCCGCGGCGGCCGCGTCCACCTGTTCATCGGTCAACACAGACATGCTTCGATCTCCTCACCGAGTTGAGAGCATGTAGACCGATCATAGGTGAAGATCCTCCGCACGGACGCGGGCGAAGATGTCAGAATGCTCCCCTGTGGAGTCCACTGTCGTGACCGTTGCCGGCGTCCGTTCGCCTGTGCTGGTGGGAGGTGACGAGAAGGCTCCCGGCGAAGCCGTGGTGTTCGTCCACGGCAACAACGCCGGCGCGCCGTGGACCGCGCTCATGAATCCGATCACCGAGTTCGCACGCGCGGTGGCGCCGGAGATGCCCGGGTTCGGGGCCGCGGACAAACCGGCCGACTTCCCCTACACCGTCGACGGCTACGCGCGTCACCTCGACGGCGTGCTGACCGAACTCGGTGTCACGCGTGCGCATCTGGTGGCGCACGACTTCGGCGGACCATGGGCTCTGGCCTGGGCCGCCGACCACCTGGATCGCGTCGCGAGCATCACGCTGATCAACACGCCGGTGGACATCAACCACACGGCCGCCAAGATCTGGCGCACCCCGGTTCTGGCCGACGTGATGCGCGTCGTTATGGGGGAGCGGTCCACCGCGGCCCTGCTGCGCCGCACCGATCCGCAGGTGCCGGCGCGGGCACTCGACGAGATCGCCCGGCACGCAACGGTTCCCGAGACCTACCGCGCCGTCGTGCGGCTCTACCGGGCGACGGGACGGGATGCGATCGGGCCGTACGTGGAACGACTCAAACACTTTCCGGGCAACGTCCTGATCATCTGGGGGGACGGCGACGCCTACCTCCCGATCGACCAGGCGCGGCGCCAGCAGGAGCTGTTCGCGCATGCCGAGCTCAGGATCGTCCCGGGAGTCGGCCACTGGCCGTGGCTCGCCGAGCCCGACGTGGTCAGTGACCACCTGACGGCCTTCCTGAGCGAGCAGTGACCATGCCGATTCAAGTGGTCGTCGCGGGCGCCCTCATCGCCGACGGTGCGCTGCTGGTCGCGCAGCGGGAGCGACCGCCCGCGCTGGCCGGGATGTGGGAACTGCCCGGCGGCAAGGTGGCACCCGGGGAGTCCGACGAGCAGGCCCTGGCCCGCGAACTGCACGAGGAACTGGGGATCGACGTGACCGTCGGCGCGCGCTTGGGCGCCGACGTCCCGCTCAACGAGAACACCACGCTGCGCGCCTACCTGGTCACCCTGTCCGACGGCGACCCACACCCGCACGATCACCGTGAACTGCGCTGGGTGCGCAGCGGTGAACTGCACGACCTGCCGTGGGTGCCCGCCGACACCGCGTGGCTGCCGGATCTCACGGTGGCGCTGGCTGAGTAGGCACGGCCGAGACAAGGAAGATTTCGTTGAAGTCAACCCGCGCTGCGCCCGGAGTGCTTTGCTGAAGGGGTGACAACGGCGACCCCGTCGTCCACTTACGCCGGGCAGGGCGTGAACCTTGCACTGGCGACCTGGGTTTCGACGATCAACTTCTGGGCCTGGAATCTCATCGGGCCCTTGTCGACCACCTACGCCGCTGATCTCTCCCTGAGCAGCACGCAGGCGTCACTGTTGGTCGCGACGCCGATCCTGGTGGGCTCGCTCGGTCGACTTGTCAGCGGGCCGCTGACCGATCGCTTCGGCGGCCGACGCATGCTCATCGCGGTCACCCTGGCGTCCATCCTGCCCGTGCTCGCGGTCGGCGCCGCGGGAACCGCGGGGTCGTATCCGCTGCTGCTGGTCTTCGGCTTCTTCCTGGGCGTGGCGGGCACCATTTTCGCGGTCGGCATTCCGTTCTCCAACAACTGGTACGAACCGTCCCGGCGCGGATTCGCCACCGGCGTGTTCGGGGCCGGCATGGTGGGCACGGCCCTGTCGGCCTTCTTCACCCCCAGGCTCGTCACCTGGTTCGGCCTGATGGCCACCCACGTCCTCATCGCCGCCGCGCTCGCCGTCACCGCGTTGATCAGTTTCGTCGCGCTCAAGGATGCTCCGGCCTTCCACACCAACACCGATCCGGTGGCGCCCAAGCTGTTGGCGGCGGCCAAGCTGCGGGTCACCTGGGAGATGTCGTTCCTCTACGCCGTGGTGTTCGGTGGATTCGTCGCGTTCAGCAACTACCTGCCCACCTACATCAAGACCATCTACGGTTTCTCCCCCGTAGACGCCGGAGCGCGCACCGCGGCGTTTGCACTGGCTGCCGTGATCGCCCGCCCCATTGGCGGCGCGCTGGCCGATCGCATCCCACCCAGGACGGTGGTGCTGGCCTCGCTGGGCGGGACGGCAGTCATGGCGCTCATCGCGGTCACACAACCGCCCGCCGATCTGTGGTCGGCCATCACCTTCACCCTGCTGGCGGTGTTCCTCGGAATCGGCACCGGCGGTGTGTTCGCCTGGGTCGCCCGACGTGCACCCCGCAAGTCGGTCGGATCGGTCACCGGAATCGTGGCCGCCGCAGGAGGTCTGGGCGGATACTTCCCACCGCTGGTCATGGGCGCCAGCTACGACCCGGTGGACAACGACTACACGGTCGGACTGCTGCTCCTGGTCGTGACCGCATTGTGCGCCCTGGCCTACACGGCACTGCGATTGTCGGCGCACGAAGACCAGAAGGACACCTCATGACCGCACGCATCGGCGGACCCCTCGAAGAGCTGCTGGAGCGCAGTGGGCGGTTCTTCACGCCGGGTCAGGTCTCCGACGATCTGCGCACCGTCACCCGCACCGGCGGACGCGACGGCGACGTCTTCTACCGCGACCGCTGGAGCCACGACAAGGTGGTGCGCTCCACGCACGGCGTCAACTGCACCGGGTCGTGCTCGTGGAAGGTCTACGTCAAGGACGACATCATCACCTGGGAGACCCAGGAGACCGACTATCCGTCGGTCGGTCCCGACCGCCCGGAGTACGAACCCCGCGGTTGTCCGAGGGGTGCGGCGTTCTCCTGGTACACCTATTCGCCCACTCGGGTGCGTTACCCCTACGCGCGCGGCGTGCTCATCGACATGTACCGGGAGGCCAAGTCCAGGCTCGGTGATCCCGTGCTGGCATGGGCTGACCTTCAGTCGGATCCGTTGCGCCGCAGTCAGTATCAGCGCGCCCGGGGGAAGGGCGGCCTGGTGCGGGTGAGCTGGGCCGAGGCCGCCGAGATGATCGCGGCAGCCCACGTCCACACCATCGCCGAGTACGGCCCCGACCGGGTGGCCGGATTCTCCCCGATTCCGGCCATGTCGATGGTGTCGCACGCCGCCGGCTCGCGTTTCGTGGAACTCCTCGGCGGGGTCATGACCTCGTTCTATGACTGGTATGCCGACCTGCCGGTGGCCTCACCGCAGGTGTTCGGCGATCAGACCGACGTGCCCGAGTCCGGCGACTGGTGGGACGCCGCCTATCTGGTCATGTGGGGCTCCAATGTGCCGGTGACCCGGACACCCGATGCGCACTGGATGGCGGAGGTGCGCTACCGCGGCACCAAGGTGGTCTCGGTCAGCCCGGATTACGCCGACAACACGAAGTTCGCCGACGAATGGATGCCGTGTGCGGCGGGCACCGACGGCGCGCTGGCGATGGCGATGGGCCATGTCCTTCTCACCGAATGCTTTGTCGAGCAGCGTGTCCCGTTCTTCACCGATTATGTGCGGCAGTTCACCGACCTGCCGTTTCTGGTCAAGATCGAACATCGCGACGGCGCCCTGGTACCAGGCAAGAACCTGACCGCCGCCGATCTCGGGCACGACGTCGAGAACGCGGCATTCAAACCCGTACTGCTGGACGGGAAGACCGATTCCGTTGCGGTGCCGCGCGGTTCGCTCGGCTTCCGCTTCGGTGACGACGGCGTGGGGAAATGGAACCTCGACCTCGGCGACATCGTGCCCGCGCTCACCGTCGCCCGCGCGGACGGGGAGTCAGCGGCGATCCTGCTGCCCAGCTTCGACACCGTCGACGGCCACGGTGCGACCCTGGCGCGTGGGGTGCCCGTCCGTCGCATCGGTGAGCATCTGGCGTGCACGGTATTCGACCTCATGTTGGCGCAGTACGGTGTCGCGCGTCCCGGTCTGCCGGGCGAGTGGCCCACCGGGTACGACGATGCCGCGCACCAGTACACCCCGGCCTGGCAGGAGTCGATCACCGGAGTCTCAGCGGCACAGGCCATCCGGGTGGCCCGCGAATTCGCGCGCAACGCCGAGGAGTCCGGTGGCCGCTCGATGATCATCATGGGGGCAGGCATCTGCCAGTGGTTCCACGGTGACGCCACCTACCGCGCGATCCTGGCGCTGCTGCTGCTGACTGGATCGATGGGCCGCAACGGCGGGGGATGGGCGCACTACGTCGGACAGGAGAAGTGCCGGCCCGTGACGGGTTGGTCCACCGTGGCCATGGCGACCGACTGGTCGCGGCCCCCGAGGCAGATGGCGGGCACCTCCTACTGGTACGCCCACACCGACCAGTGGCGGTACGACGGCTACCGCGCCGATGCGCTCGCCAGTCCGACGGGCCGGGGCCGCTTCCGCGATCGGCACACCATGGACGTGCTGGCCTCGGCCGCGGCGATGGGATGGAGTCCGTTCTATCCGCAGTTCGACAAGTCAAGCCTGCAGGTCGCCGACGAGGCGCAGGCCTCCGGCCGCGACCCCGCCGAGTACGTCGCCGAGCAGTTGTCCTCGGGTGCACTGCAATTGGCCGTCACGGACCCGGACAACCCGCGCAACTGGCCCCGGGTGCTCAACGTCTGGCGGGCCAACCTGCTGGGCTCCTCAAGCAAGGGCAACGAGTACTTCCTGCGGCACCTGCTGGGCACCACGTCGAACCTGCAGGCCACGCCCGCACCGGAACATGTTCGGCCGAAGGGCATCACCTGGACCGAGGACATTCCTGAAGGCAAGCTCGATCTGCTGATGTCCGTCGACTTCCGGATGACGTCGACAACCCTGCTGTCCGACGTGGTGCTGCCCGCGGCCACCTGGTACGAGAAGGCGGATCTGTCGAGCACCGACATGCACCCCTACGTGCACGCCTTCACCCCTGCGATCGACCCGCCCTGGGAGACCCGGTCGGATTTTGACGCCTTCGGGGCAGTCGCCCGGGCGTTTAGCATCCTGGCCGCCAAGCACCTCGGCGTCCGCAGCGACGTCGTCCTCACCACGCTGCAGCACGACACCCCCGCGGCCATGGCCTGCCCCGGTGGTGCCGAGAATGACTGGCGCGCCAGCGGAGCGGTGCCGGTACCGGGGAAGACGATGGGGCCGGTGGCCGTCGTGGAGCGCGATTACGCCGCGATCTTCGACAAGTGGTCGACACTGGGACCGCTGACCGAACGATTGGGGTTGA
The DNA window shown above is from Mycolicibacterium confluentis and carries:
- a CDS encoding nitrate/nitrite transporter, with amino-acid sequence MTTATPSSTYAGQGVNLALATWVSTINFWAWNLIGPLSTTYAADLSLSSTQASLLVATPILVGSLGRLVSGPLTDRFGGRRMLIAVTLASILPVLAVGAAGTAGSYPLLLVFGFFLGVAGTIFAVGIPFSNNWYEPSRRGFATGVFGAGMVGTALSAFFTPRLVTWFGLMATHVLIAAALAVTALISFVALKDAPAFHTNTDPVAPKLLAAAKLRVTWEMSFLYAVVFGGFVAFSNYLPTYIKTIYGFSPVDAGARTAAFALAAVIARPIGGALADRIPPRTVVLASLGGTAVMALIAVTQPPADLWSAITFTLLAVFLGIGTGGVFAWVARRAPRKSVGSVTGIVAAAGGLGGYFPPLVMGASYDPVDNDYTVGLLLLVVTALCALAYTALRLSAHEDQKDTS
- a CDS encoding alpha/beta fold hydrolase encodes the protein MESTVVTVAGVRSPVLVGGDEKAPGEAVVFVHGNNAGAPWTALMNPITEFARAVAPEMPGFGAADKPADFPYTVDGYARHLDGVLTELGVTRAHLVAHDFGGPWALAWAADHLDRVASITLINTPVDINHTAAKIWRTPVLADVMRVVMGERSTAALLRRTDPQVPARALDEIARHATVPETYRAVVRLYRATGRDAIGPYVERLKHFPGNVLIIWGDGDAYLPIDQARRQQELFAHAELRIVPGVGHWPWLAEPDVVSDHLTAFLSEQ
- a CDS encoding 4a-hydroxytetrahydrobiopterin dehydratase; amino-acid sequence: MSVLTDEQVDAAAAELDGWKRSDGSLRRSITFDTFLDGIDAVRRVAEHAEAQDHHPDIDIRWRTVTFALVTHSAGGITEKDVAMARDIDSIVGRPGT
- a CDS encoding (deoxy)nucleoside triphosphate pyrophosphohydrolase gives rise to the protein MPIQVVVAGALIADGALLVAQRERPPALAGMWELPGGKVAPGESDEQALARELHEELGIDVTVGARLGADVPLNENTTLRAYLVTLSDGDPHPHDHRELRWVRSGELHDLPWVPADTAWLPDLTVALAE
- a CDS encoding nitrate reductase subunit alpha encodes the protein MTARIGGPLEELLERSGRFFTPGQVSDDLRTVTRTGGRDGDVFYRDRWSHDKVVRSTHGVNCTGSCSWKVYVKDDIITWETQETDYPSVGPDRPEYEPRGCPRGAAFSWYTYSPTRVRYPYARGVLIDMYREAKSRLGDPVLAWADLQSDPLRRSQYQRARGKGGLVRVSWAEAAEMIAAAHVHTIAEYGPDRVAGFSPIPAMSMVSHAAGSRFVELLGGVMTSFYDWYADLPVASPQVFGDQTDVPESGDWWDAAYLVMWGSNVPVTRTPDAHWMAEVRYRGTKVVSVSPDYADNTKFADEWMPCAAGTDGALAMAMGHVLLTECFVEQRVPFFTDYVRQFTDLPFLVKIEHRDGALVPGKNLTAADLGHDVENAAFKPVLLDGKTDSVAVPRGSLGFRFGDDGVGKWNLDLGDIVPALTVARADGESAAILLPSFDTVDGHGATLARGVPVRRIGEHLACTVFDLMLAQYGVARPGLPGEWPTGYDDAAHQYTPAWQESITGVSAAQAIRVAREFARNAEESGGRSMIIMGAGICQWFHGDATYRAILALLLLTGSMGRNGGGWAHYVGQEKCRPVTGWSTVAMATDWSRPPRQMAGTSYWYAHTDQWRYDGYRADALASPTGRGRFRDRHTMDVLASAAAMGWSPFYPQFDKSSLQVADEAQASGRDPAEYVAEQLSSGALQLAVTDPDNPRNWPRVLNVWRANLLGSSSKGNEYFLRHLLGTTSNLQATPAPEHVRPKGITWTEDIPEGKLDLLMSVDFRMTSTTLLSDVVLPAATWYEKADLSSTDMHPYVHAFTPAIDPPWETRSDFDAFGAVARAFSILAAKHLGVRSDVVLTTLQHDTPAAMACPGGAENDWRASGAVPVPGKTMGPVAVVERDYAAIFDKWSTLGPLTERLGLTTKGITTHPDVEVEQLAAKFGVLSSGVAQGRPAITTAERMADVILALSGTSNGRLAVQGFRELERRTGRQLVHLAEGSEERRITYADTQARPVPVITSPEWSGSETGGRRYAPFTVNIEGLKPFHTLTGRMHFYLDHDWLEELGEQLPVYRPPLDIARLFGEPELGTTGALGLTVRYLTPHSKWSIHSEYQDNLLMLSLSRGGPTMWMSPADAAKIDVSDNDWVEAVNRNGVVVCRAVVSHRMPDGVVFVYHAQERTIDVPLTETTGTRGGIHNSLTRLLIKPSHLAGGYAQTAYAFNYLGPTGNQRDEVTMVRRRSQEVTY